From a single Arachis hypogaea cultivar Tifrunner chromosome 3, arahy.Tifrunner.gnm2.J5K5, whole genome shotgun sequence genomic region:
- the LOC112789769 gene encoding probable polyol transporter 4 isoform X1 — protein MGFQENGNGEMGLSGIPLGAKNKYKRMNSEFPETDDNDVDDVITQQQQHERRDSTRKYVIACAIFASLNNVLLGYDVGVMSGAVIFIKEDLNITEVQVEILVGILSIISLFGSLGGGRTSDIIGRKWTMALAAVVFQSGGLTMTLAPSYTVLMIGRFLAGIGIGFGVMISPIYIAEISPNVARGSLTTFPEIFINVGILLGYVSNYAFSGLPAHISWRIMLAVGVLPSLFIGFALFVIPESPRWLVMQNRIDEARLVLAKTNDNDKEVEERLAEIQHAAGIANSEKYEDKPVWRELLFPPPALRRMLITGLGIQCFQQISGIDATVYYSPEILEAAGIKDKSKLLGDTVAVGITKTVFILVAIILIDKLGRRPLLLISTIGMTVCLFSIGATLALFGQGPFVIALAILFVCGNVAFFSVGLGPVCWVITSEIFPLRVRAQASALGAVANRVCSGLVAMSFLSVCRAITVAGTFFLFSAISALAIVFVYMLVPETKGKSLEQIELMFQNEHGIQVSETELGDVEQLVQNKTDSMN, from the exons ATGGGGTTCCAAGAAAATGGGAATGGCGAAATGGGCTTGTCTGGGATCCCGTTGGGAGCAAAGAACAAGTACAAGAGAATGAACAGCGAGTTCCCTGAGACCGACGACAACGATGTTGATGATGTCATCACACAACAGCAACAACATGAAAGAAGAGACAGTACAAGAAAATATGTGATAGCATGTGCTATCTTTGCTTCTCTCAACAATGTCCTTCTTGGCTATG ATGTAGGGGTTATGAGTGGAGCAGTTATATTTATCAAAGAAGATCTGAACATAACGGAGGTTCAGGTAGAAATTTTGGTTGGTATTTTGAGCATTATTTCTCTATTTGGTAGCTTGGGTGGTGGAAGAACATCTGATATTATTGGTAGAAAATGGACAATGGCATTAGCCGCAGTCGTCTTCCAATCGGGCGGATTAACAATGACTCTTGCCCCTTCCTATACAGTACTAATGATTGGAAGATTTCTGGCAGGAATTGGAATTGGGTTTGGTGTTATGATCTCCCCTATTTATATTGCTGAGATATCCCCAAATGTTGCGAGAGGCTCGCTTACCACATTTCCAGAGATTTTTATAAATGTAGGAATCTTGCTTGGTTATGTATCAAATTATGCATTTTCTGGCCTTCCAGCACACATTAGTTGGAGGATAATGCTTGCTGTGGGAGTTTTGCCCTCGCTCTTCATTGGCTTTGCTCTCTTTGTTATTCCTGAGTCACCAAGATGGTTGGTAATGCAGAACCGAATCGATGAAGCGAGATTAGTGCTGGCAAAAACAAATGACAATGATAAAGAAGTGGAGGAGAGACTGGCAGAAATACAACATGCTGCTGGAATTGCCAATTCTGAGAAATACGAGGACAAACCGGTCTGGAGGGAGCTTCTTTTTCCTCCTCCTGCTCTTCGCCGGATGCTGATTACTGGACTAGGGATTCAATGTTTTCAACAGATCTCAGGGATTGATGCAACTGTGTATTACAGCCCCGAAATTCTAGAGGCAGCCGGGATTAAGGATAAATCTAAACTTCTTGGTGATACAGTTGCTGTAGGTATAACCAAGACTGTTTTTATCTTGGTTGCAATCATTCTTATCGACAAACTTGGTCGGAGGCCGCTTCTCTTAATTAGCACAATTGGGATGACAGTCTGTCTGTTCAGCATAGGGGCTACTCTAGCTTTGTTTGGACAAGGGCCGTTTGTGATTGCGttggcgattctgtttgtttgtgGAAATGTAGCTTTCTTCTCAGTTGGACTCGGCCCGGTGTGTTGGGTTATTACATCAGAGATCTTCCCTTTAAGAGTTCGTGCTCAAGCGTCTGCGCTTGGTGCTGTGGCTAACCGGGTTTGCAGTGGCTTAGTAGCCATGTCTTTCTTGTCTGTGTGTCGTGCAATTACAGTTGCTGGAACATTCTTTCTGTTTTCTGCTATTTCTGCTCTTGCCATTGTATTTGTTTACATGCTTGTTCCCGAAACGAAAGGGAAGTCATTGGAGCAGATAGAGTTAATGTTTCAGAATGAACATGGGATTCAAGTAAGCGAAACGGAGCTAGGAGATGTTGAACAACTTGTGCAGAACAAAACTGATTCAATGAATTAG
- the LOC112789769 gene encoding probable polyol transporter 4 isoform X2 has product MSGAVIFIKEDLNITEVQVEILVGILSIISLFGSLGGGRTSDIIGRKWTMALAAVVFQSGGLTMTLAPSYTVLMIGRFLAGIGIGFGVMISPIYIAEISPNVARGSLTTFPEIFINVGILLGYVSNYAFSGLPAHISWRIMLAVGVLPSLFIGFALFVIPESPRWLVMQNRIDEARLVLAKTNDNDKEVEERLAEIQHAAGIANSEKYEDKPVWRELLFPPPALRRMLITGLGIQCFQQISGIDATVYYSPEILEAAGIKDKSKLLGDTVAVGITKTVFILVAIILIDKLGRRPLLLISTIGMTVCLFSIGATLALFGQGPFVIALAILFVCGNVAFFSVGLGPVCWVITSEIFPLRVRAQASALGAVANRVCSGLVAMSFLSVCRAITVAGTFFLFSAISALAIVFVYMLVPETKGKSLEQIELMFQNEHGIQVSETELGDVEQLVQNKTDSMN; this is encoded by the coding sequence ATGAGTGGAGCAGTTATATTTATCAAAGAAGATCTGAACATAACGGAGGTTCAGGTAGAAATTTTGGTTGGTATTTTGAGCATTATTTCTCTATTTGGTAGCTTGGGTGGTGGAAGAACATCTGATATTATTGGTAGAAAATGGACAATGGCATTAGCCGCAGTCGTCTTCCAATCGGGCGGATTAACAATGACTCTTGCCCCTTCCTATACAGTACTAATGATTGGAAGATTTCTGGCAGGAATTGGAATTGGGTTTGGTGTTATGATCTCCCCTATTTATATTGCTGAGATATCCCCAAATGTTGCGAGAGGCTCGCTTACCACATTTCCAGAGATTTTTATAAATGTAGGAATCTTGCTTGGTTATGTATCAAATTATGCATTTTCTGGCCTTCCAGCACACATTAGTTGGAGGATAATGCTTGCTGTGGGAGTTTTGCCCTCGCTCTTCATTGGCTTTGCTCTCTTTGTTATTCCTGAGTCACCAAGATGGTTGGTAATGCAGAACCGAATCGATGAAGCGAGATTAGTGCTGGCAAAAACAAATGACAATGATAAAGAAGTGGAGGAGAGACTGGCAGAAATACAACATGCTGCTGGAATTGCCAATTCTGAGAAATACGAGGACAAACCGGTCTGGAGGGAGCTTCTTTTTCCTCCTCCTGCTCTTCGCCGGATGCTGATTACTGGACTAGGGATTCAATGTTTTCAACAGATCTCAGGGATTGATGCAACTGTGTATTACAGCCCCGAAATTCTAGAGGCAGCCGGGATTAAGGATAAATCTAAACTTCTTGGTGATACAGTTGCTGTAGGTATAACCAAGACTGTTTTTATCTTGGTTGCAATCATTCTTATCGACAAACTTGGTCGGAGGCCGCTTCTCTTAATTAGCACAATTGGGATGACAGTCTGTCTGTTCAGCATAGGGGCTACTCTAGCTTTGTTTGGACAAGGGCCGTTTGTGATTGCGttggcgattctgtttgtttgtgGAAATGTAGCTTTCTTCTCAGTTGGACTCGGCCCGGTGTGTTGGGTTATTACATCAGAGATCTTCCCTTTAAGAGTTCGTGCTCAAGCGTCTGCGCTTGGTGCTGTGGCTAACCGGGTTTGCAGTGGCTTAGTAGCCATGTCTTTCTTGTCTGTGTGTCGTGCAATTACAGTTGCTGGAACATTCTTTCTGTTTTCTGCTATTTCTGCTCTTGCCATTGTATTTGTTTACATGCTTGTTCCCGAAACGAAAGGGAAGTCATTGGAGCAGATAGAGTTAATGTTTCAGAATGAACATGGGATTCAAGTAAGCGAAACGGAGCTAGGAGATGTTGAACAACTTGTGCAGAACAAAACTGATTCAATGAATTAG